The Pseudomonas sp. TH06 genome has a window encoding:
- a CDS encoding AMP-binding protein, which yields MSAAFRLPLDVFYEREARHPRQRFLVQPIGGGQVETLTWADVGHQARCTAHWLRARELPPGSHIALISKNCAHWIIADLAIWMAGHVSVPLYPNLTADSVAQVLSHSESALAFIGKLDDWPGMSKGVPVDLPTISLPLHPLGEFDFNWADLQRCSPIQDDPRPVAEQLATIIYTSGTTGLPKGVMHSFANLGFATTRGTQLFGLNENDRLLSYLPLCHVAERMFVELASIYTGQTVFFAESLDTFITDLKRARPTAMFGVPRIWTKFQMGVYSKIPAKRLDFLLGLPFIGKRVGHKVLAGLGLDALRVALSGAAPVPQTLLTWYQKLGLDVLEVYGMTESCGYSHICLPGQYKQGWIGKPCPDVEVRIDESGEVQVRSQANMLGYFKEPQKTADTLTEDGFLRTGDKGEQDAEGRLRLTGRLKEIFKTSKGKYVAPAPIENRLAVHSRIEQVCVVGDGLSAPLGLCVLSTVNQEEGRASLHSSLEKLLEEVNAVLDKHERLRRLVVVKDSWAVENGFLTPTLKIKRNVIEDTYGARFEEWSERSEAVLWQD from the coding sequence ATGTCTGCCGCATTCCGTTTGCCGCTGGACGTGTTCTACGAACGTGAGGCCCGTCATCCGCGCCAGCGCTTTCTCGTACAGCCCATCGGTGGCGGGCAGGTCGAGACTCTGACCTGGGCCGACGTCGGTCATCAGGCCCGTTGCACTGCACACTGGCTGCGCGCGCGGGAGTTGCCGCCCGGCAGCCACATCGCTCTGATCTCGAAAAACTGCGCACACTGGATCATCGCCGACCTCGCCATCTGGATGGCCGGGCATGTTTCGGTGCCGCTGTATCCCAACCTCACTGCTGACTCCGTGGCCCAAGTGCTCAGTCACTCAGAGAGCGCGTTGGCGTTTATCGGCAAGCTCGATGACTGGCCCGGAATGTCGAAAGGCGTGCCCGTCGATCTGCCGACCATCAGCCTGCCGTTGCATCCACTGGGCGAGTTCGATTTCAACTGGGCGGACTTGCAGCGTTGCTCGCCGATTCAGGACGATCCGCGTCCCGTCGCCGAGCAACTGGCGACGATTATCTATACCTCCGGCACTACCGGCCTGCCCAAAGGCGTGATGCACAGCTTTGCCAATCTTGGATTCGCCACGACCCGTGGCACGCAACTGTTCGGGCTCAACGAGAACGACCGTTTGCTGTCGTACCTGCCGCTGTGTCACGTTGCCGAGCGTATGTTCGTTGAACTGGCATCGATCTATACCGGGCAAACGGTGTTCTTTGCCGAAAGCCTCGACACCTTCATCACCGACCTCAAGCGTGCGCGGCCGACCGCGATGTTCGGTGTGCCACGGATCTGGACCAAATTTCAGATGGGTGTCTACAGCAAGATCCCGGCAAAACGTCTGGATTTCCTCCTCGGCCTGCCGTTCATTGGCAAGCGGGTAGGGCACAAAGTGCTGGCGGGGTTGGGGCTGGATGCCTTGCGCGTCGCTCTGTCCGGTGCGGCGCCGGTGCCGCAGACCTTGCTCACCTGGTATCAGAAACTGGGTCTCGATGTGCTGGAGGTCTACGGCATGACCGAGAGTTGCGGTTACTCGCACATCTGCCTGCCGGGCCAATACAAACAGGGCTGGATCGGCAAACCGTGCCCGGATGTCGAGGTGCGTATCGACGAGTCGGGCGAGGTACAGGTGCGCAGTCAGGCGAACATGCTTGGCTACTTCAAGGAACCACAGAAGACTGCCGATACGCTGACCGAGGACGGCTTTCTGCGTACCGGTGACAAGGGCGAGCAGGATGCCGAAGGACGTTTGCGCCTGACCGGTCGGCTCAAGGAAATCTTCAAGACCAGCAAGGGCAAATACGTCGCCCCGGCGCCAATCGAAAACCGTCTGGCGGTGCATTCGCGGATCGAACAGGTGTGTGTGGTCGGTGACGGTCTGAGTGCGCCGCTGGGCTTGTGTGTGCTGTCGACGGTCAATCAGGAGGAGGGCCGGGCGAGTCTGCATTCGAGCCTGGAAAAACTGCTGGAAGAGGTCAACGCCGTGCTCGACAAGCACGAACGCCTGCGTCGACTGGTGGTGGTCAAGGACAGTTGGGCGGTGGAAAACGGCTTTCTCACGCCGACCCTGAAAATCAAACGCAACGTCATCGAAGACACCTACGGTGCCCGCTTCGAAGAATGGAGCGAGCGCAGCGAGGCGGTGCTGTGGCAGGATTGA
- a CDS encoding hotdog fold thioesterase, translating into MSLWRTTPDIEQLNAIQKNTIGEVLDIRFEAFDEESLTASMVIDHRTHQPYGLLHGGASVVLAETVGSMASYLCIDASKFYCVGLEINANHLRGLRSGRVTAVAKPIHIGRTTHVWDIRLTSDEGKASCVSRLTMAVVPLGEQPPAR; encoded by the coding sequence ATGAGCCTGTGGCGTACCACTCCCGACATCGAGCAGTTGAACGCAATCCAGAAAAACACCATCGGCGAAGTGCTGGATATTCGCTTCGAAGCATTCGACGAAGAGTCGCTGACGGCGAGCATGGTCATCGACCATCGCACTCACCAGCCTTACGGTTTGCTGCATGGCGGCGCGTCGGTGGTGCTGGCGGAAACCGTCGGTTCAATGGCCAGTTATCTGTGCATCGATGCCAGCAAGTTTTACTGCGTCGGGCTTGAGATCAATGCCAACCATCTGCGCGGCCTGCGCAGTGGCCGGGTGACGGCGGTGGCCAAACCGATTCATATCGGCCGTACGACCCACGTCTGGGATATCCGTTTGACCAGCGATGAAGGCAAGGCCAGTTGTGTGTCGCGCTTGACCATGGCGGTGGTGCCGCTGGGTGAACAGCCGCCGGCGCGGTAA
- a CDS encoding alpha/beta hydrolase, producing MSQPIFFAHANGFPSGTYGKLFAALAPEYRVAHLQQHAHDPRFPADDNWYNLVDELIHHLQQQDQPVWGVGHSFGGVLHLHAALRCPELYRGVVMLDSPVLTRSDQWVIRAAKRFGFIDRLTPAGRTLGRREEFADLDSARSYFAGKSLFRGFDPECFDAYLQHGLHPVGDKLRLRFDPATEISIYRGVPHTSPGRTRQLKVPLAVVRGHKSNVVMRHHTRFVSRMPQGEALSMPGGHMFPLERPQDTARLLKNLFTRWETRQDKDCA from the coding sequence ATGTCGCAACCGATCTTTTTCGCCCACGCCAACGGCTTCCCTTCGGGCACCTATGGCAAGTTGTTCGCGGCGCTGGCGCCCGAGTATCGGGTTGCGCATCTGCAACAGCATGCCCATGACCCGCGTTTCCCGGCAGATGACAACTGGTACAACCTGGTCGACGAACTGATCCACCATTTGCAGCAGCAGGATCAACCAGTGTGGGGCGTCGGTCATTCATTTGGCGGTGTTCTGCACCTGCACGCGGCGCTGCGTTGCCCTGAACTGTATCGCGGCGTGGTGATGCTCGATTCGCCAGTACTGACCCGCAGTGATCAATGGGTTATCCGCGCCGCCAAACGCTTTGGTTTCATCGATCGGCTGACCCCGGCCGGTCGCACGTTGGGGCGGCGCGAGGAGTTTGCCGATCTCGACAGTGCGCGCAGCTATTTCGCCGGCAAGTCGCTTTTCCGCGGTTTCGATCCGGAATGCTTCGATGCTTACCTGCAACACGGTTTGCACCCGGTCGGCGACAAGCTGCGCCTGCGTTTCGACCCGGCCACCGAGATCAGCATCTATCGCGGCGTGCCGCACACCAGCCCCGGTCGTACCCGGCAATTGAAAGTGCCGCTGGCGGTGGTGCGCGGGCACAAGAGCAACGTGGTCATGCGCCATCACACCCGTTTCGTTTCGCGCATGCCGCAAGGTGAAGCGCTGAGCATGCCCGGCGGGCACATGTTTCCTCTGGAGCGCCCGCAGGACACTGCTCGACTGCTGAAGAACCTGTTCACTCGCTGGGAAACCCGTCAGGACAAGGATTGCGCATGA
- a CDS encoding alpha/beta hydrolase — protein MSPTFEEVRLSLPHIELAAHLFGPEDGLPVIALHGWLDNANSFARLAPKLKGLRIIALDMAGHGHSGHRPNGAGYALWDYAHDVLQVAEQLGWKRFGLLGHSMGAIVSLVLAGSLPERITHLALIDGVIPPTDKGENAAERMGMALQAQLDLREKRKPVYNTLDRAIEARMKGLVAVSREAAELLAQRGLMPVPGGYTWRTDNRLTLPSPLRLTQEQAMAFVQRIACPAQLIVAADGMLAKHPELLERLPLSREQLAGGHHLHLNDEAGADLVADCFNRFFAIP, from the coding sequence ATGAGCCCGACTTTCGAAGAAGTGCGCCTGAGCCTGCCGCATATCGAACTGGCGGCGCATTTGTTCGGACCCGAGGACGGGTTGCCGGTGATCGCCCTGCATGGCTGGCTCGACAACGCCAACAGCTTTGCGCGGCTGGCACCGAAGCTCAAAGGCTTGCGCATTATTGCGCTGGACATGGCCGGGCACGGGCATTCCGGACACCGCCCCAATGGCGCCGGCTATGCGCTGTGGGACTACGCGCATGATGTGCTGCAAGTCGCCGAGCAACTGGGCTGGAAGCGTTTCGGTCTGCTCGGGCATTCGATGGGCGCGATTGTCTCCCTGGTGCTGGCGGGGTCGTTGCCCGAGCGGATCACGCATCTGGCGTTGATCGATGGGGTAATTCCTCCTACAGACAAAGGCGAAAATGCTGCCGAGCGGATGGGCATGGCCCTGCAGGCACAGCTGGATCTGCGCGAGAAACGCAAACCGGTTTACAACACTCTCGACCGTGCTATCGAAGCGCGGATGAAAGGCCTGGTGGCGGTCAGTCGTGAAGCCGCCGAGTTGTTGGCCCAGCGCGGCCTGATGCCGGTGCCCGGTGGTTACACCTGGCGCACCGACAACCGTCTGACCCTGCCATCGCCGCTGCGCCTGACCCAGGAGCAGGCCATGGCATTCGTTCAACGCATCGCCTGCCCGGCGCAATTGATCGTCGCCGCCGACGGCATGCTGGCCAAACACCCGGAACTGCTGGAACGTCTACCCTTAAGCCGGGAACAGCTGGCGGGTGGGCATCATTTGCACCTGAACGATGAGGCCGGTGCGGATCTTGTCGCAGACTGTTTCAATCGCTTCTTCGCCATTCCTTGA
- a CDS encoding DUF4892 domain-containing protein, with amino-acid sequence MSLTKRSLSLLALCCFSSVSFAADVPGSQDLQIVPRLADAQIVDYRPPVELERIYPLGSIRKISGQLRFDGQVTARGQTTSVTYELPPEHSANEAFTAAREALQKQDAELLFWCQARDCGESSLWANEVFGNSKLYGADEQQAYLLLRLAAPKDNTLVALYSITRGNRKAYLHVEQFEAVAPLGELLPTSATLLRQLKSTGELDFPKLVNDPDDTWLRLISRGLNLDTTQRVTVSGPKAEAWRQALINQGVRAARMETGSVDGAGLRIDLLR; translated from the coding sequence ATGAGCCTGACCAAGCGATCACTCAGTCTGCTGGCACTGTGCTGTTTCAGTTCCGTTTCGTTCGCCGCCGATGTGCCGGGCAGTCAGGATCTGCAGATCGTGCCGCGTCTGGCCGATGCGCAAATCGTCGACTATCGGCCGCCGGTGGAACTGGAGCGGATCTACCCGCTGGGTTCAATCCGCAAAATCAGTGGCCAGTTGCGTTTCGACGGTCAGGTGACTGCCCGTGGCCAGACCACTTCGGTGACTTACGAGTTGCCCCCCGAACATTCCGCCAACGAAGCCTTCACCGCCGCCCGCGAGGCCCTGCAAAAGCAGGACGCCGAGTTGCTGTTCTGGTGCCAGGCGCGGGACTGCGGAGAGAGCAGCCTGTGGGCCAACGAGGTGTTCGGCAATTCCAAACTGTACGGCGCCGACGAGCAGCAAGCCTATCTGTTGCTGAGGCTGGCGGCACCGAAGGACAATACGCTGGTGGCGCTCTACAGCATCACGCGGGGCAATCGCAAAGCCTATCTGCATGTCGAACAGTTCGAGGCCGTTGCGCCGCTTGGCGAGTTGCTGCCGACCTCCGCAACCTTGTTGCGTCAGCTCAAAAGTACCGGCGAGCTGGACTTTCCCAAGCTTGTGAATGATCCGGATGACACCTGGCTGCGCCTGATTTCCCGTGGCCTGAACCTCGACACCACGCAGCGGGTGACGGTATCCGGGCCGAAGGCCGAGGCCTGGCGTCAGGCACTGATCAATCAGGGCGTACGCGCCGCGCGGATGGAAACCGGCAGTGTCGACGGCGCAGGCTTGCGCATCGATCTGTTGCGATAA
- a CDS encoding AI-2E family transporter has protein sequence MLNNDRLLVQILLLVLFGASLWVMAPFWSALFWGAVLAFASWPLMRLLTRLLNGRESLAAAILTLGWMLLVAAPLVWLGFNLADHVRDATAFIKDVQVDGLPEAPAWLGTVPLVGERLVGVWNSIDQQGAALMVSIKPYLGQVGNWLLARSAQIGGGILELTLSIVFVFFFYRDGPRLAAFAHRLLERLIGDRAGYYIELVAGTVQRVVNGVIGTAAAQAVLALIGFLIAGVPGALVLGIVTFLLSLIPMGPPLVWVPATAWLAWKGEYGMAVFLGIWGTFIISGVDNVLKPYLISRGGNLPLVIVLLGVFGGLIAFGFIGLFIGPTLLAVAYSLLTDWSKSQARV, from the coding sequence ATGCTCAATAACGATCGACTGCTGGTGCAGATCCTGTTGCTGGTGTTGTTTGGTGCCAGTCTTTGGGTGATGGCGCCGTTCTGGTCGGCGCTGTTCTGGGGCGCGGTGCTGGCGTTTGCCAGTTGGCCGCTGATGCGCCTTCTGACCCGGCTGCTCAATGGCCGAGAGTCGCTGGCTGCGGCGATCCTGACCTTGGGCTGGATGTTGCTGGTAGCGGCGCCATTGGTCTGGCTGGGGTTCAACCTCGCCGACCATGTGCGTGACGCCACCGCCTTCATCAAGGACGTGCAGGTCGATGGATTGCCGGAAGCGCCGGCCTGGCTCGGCACTGTGCCGTTGGTAGGCGAGCGCCTGGTCGGGGTCTGGAACAGCATCGATCAGCAGGGCGCGGCACTGATGGTGTCGATCAAGCCTTATCTGGGGCAGGTCGGTAACTGGTTGCTGGCGCGCAGTGCGCAGATCGGCGGCGGGATTCTCGAGCTGACGCTGAGCATTGTCTTTGTGTTCTTTTTCTATCGCGACGGGCCGCGTCTGGCGGCGTTTGCTCACCGGTTGCTGGAGCGTTTGATCGGTGATCGTGCCGGGTATTACATCGAGTTGGTGGCCGGTACGGTGCAACGGGTGGTGAACGGGGTGATCGGTACGGCGGCGGCGCAGGCGGTTCTGGCGTTGATCGGGTTTTTGATTGCCGGGGTGCCGGGGGCGCTGGTGCTGGGGATCGTCACGTTTCTGCTAAGTCTGATTCCGATGGGGCCACCGTTGGTGTGGGTACCGGCTACGGCTTGGCTGGCCTGGAAGGGTGAATATGGGATGGCGGTGTTTTTGGGGATTTGGGGGACGTTTATCATCAGTGGTGTGGATAACGTTCTGAAGCCCTATCTGATCAGCCGGGGCGGTAATCTGCCGCTGGTGATTGTGTTGCTTGGGGTGTTTGGCGGGTTGATTGCGTTTGGGTTTATCGGGTTGTTTATCGGGCCTACGCTTTTGGCTGTTGCTTATAGTTTGTTGACGGATTGGAGTAAGAGTCAGGCTCGGGTTTAG
- the xopAW gene encoding XopAW family type III secretion system calcium-binding effector has product MIGSVSNYTSYTSTSSTSTQNARSQQLQKELFAKLDSNGDGAVDQDELKSALSQKSDDGLLVNLSKQFGDLDSDDSGSLSAEEMTAMAPPPPPPQDQAPNTDLADALISALDSDGDGAISSDELSSGLTSAGSTADSHEIFSALDKNKDGTVSQDELTASLTPPPPPPPQVNSDELFSQLDADGDGSVTATELSSALQASDSTSATSTDTSAALLKVLDSDSSGGVSSDELKAALQAGRERPSDEETASAQSTGEALNRMIANLSKQYSLTSAAPVGKYLNVAT; this is encoded by the coding sequence ATGATCGGTAGCGTCAGCAACTACACGAGCTATACCAGCACCAGCAGCACCTCCACGCAAAACGCACGCAGCCAGCAACTGCAAAAAGAACTGTTCGCCAAACTCGACAGCAACGGCGACGGCGCGGTGGATCAGGACGAACTGAAAAGCGCCCTGTCACAGAAGTCCGACGACGGATTGCTGGTCAACCTGAGCAAACAATTCGGTGATCTGGACAGCGACGACAGCGGCAGCCTCAGCGCCGAAGAAATGACCGCCATGGCGCCGCCACCGCCACCACCCCAAGACCAAGCCCCGAACACCGACCTCGCCGACGCTCTGATCAGCGCCCTCGACTCCGATGGCGACGGCGCCATCAGCAGCGATGAACTGAGCAGCGGCCTAACCAGCGCCGGCAGCACCGCCGACAGCCACGAAATCTTCTCGGCCCTGGACAAAAACAAGGACGGCACCGTCAGCCAGGACGAACTCACCGCCAGCCTGACGCCGCCACCGCCGCCTCCACCACAAGTCAACAGTGACGAGCTGTTCAGCCAGCTTGATGCCGACGGTGACGGTAGCGTCACTGCCACCGAATTGAGCAGTGCGTTGCAGGCGAGCGACAGCACCTCGGCGACCAGCACCGACACCAGTGCGGCGCTGCTCAAGGTTCTGGACAGCGATAGTAGTGGTGGCGTGAGCAGTGATGAATTGAAGGCCGCTTTGCAGGCTGGCCGTGAGCGTCCGTCGGATGAGGAGACGGCCAGCGCGCAGTCAACTGGTGAAGCGCTGAACCGCATGATTGCCAATCTGAGCAAACAATATTCGCTCACCAGCGCCGCGCCGGTGGGCAAATATCTCAACGTCGCGACATAA
- a CDS encoding ATP-binding protein encodes MRARFDTLFGRLFGVLFVAIVLAHLLAFAWFHHYGPPPPPPPPEFSQDAEGQRPPPDPRYPPRPPRPWFGGPIVPLTFQFVSLMIAAWYGAKLLSRPIQRLSDAAERLSENLDSPPLDESGPREARQAAHTFNLMQQRIQEQVQQRARMLGAVSHDLRTPLSRLKLRLENISDDKLQSQMRQDLNDMIGMLDATLTYLHEQRTSEALQLMDVQALVESLCENAQDQGADVQVSGHCAPLPVQPMALRSCINNLMDNALRYAGQARIELQDQREQLQIRVIDHGPGIAEDKREAVFEPFYRLEGSRNRNSGGVGLGMTIAREAAQRLGGQLNLEETPGGGLTAIIRLPRIF; translated from the coding sequence ATGCGAGCGCGCTTCGACACGCTGTTCGGCCGCCTGTTTGGCGTGCTGTTCGTGGCGATCGTCCTGGCGCACCTGCTGGCCTTCGCCTGGTTCCATCACTACGGCCCACCTCCGCCGCCACCCCCGCCGGAGTTTTCCCAAGACGCCGAGGGCCAGCGACCACCCCCGGACCCGCGCTATCCGCCACGCCCGCCGCGCCCCTGGTTTGGCGGGCCGATCGTGCCGCTGACCTTTCAATTCGTCTCGTTGATGATCGCTGCCTGGTACGGCGCCAAACTGCTCAGCCGCCCGATCCAGCGTCTTAGCGACGCCGCCGAGCGCCTCAGCGAAAACCTCGACAGCCCCCCGCTCGATGAGTCCGGCCCAAGGGAAGCAAGGCAAGCCGCGCACACTTTCAACCTGATGCAACAACGCATTCAAGAACAGGTGCAGCAACGCGCGCGCATGCTCGGCGCGGTGTCCCACGATCTGCGTACACCGCTGTCGCGGCTGAAACTGCGTCTGGAAAACATCAGCGACGACAAGTTGCAAAGTCAGATGCGTCAGGACCTCAACGACATGATCGGCATGCTCGACGCCACCCTCACCTACCTGCACGAACAACGCACCAGCGAAGCGCTACAACTGATGGACGTGCAGGCGCTGGTCGAATCGCTGTGCGAAAACGCTCAGGATCAAGGCGCAGACGTGCAAGTCAGCGGCCATTGCGCGCCTTTGCCCGTGCAACCGATGGCGCTGCGCTCGTGCATCAACAACCTGATGGATAACGCCCTGCGCTATGCCGGCCAGGCGCGCATTGAATTGCAGGATCAGCGCGAGCAACTGCAGATCCGCGTGATCGACCATGGACCCGGAATTGCCGAAGACAAACGTGAAGCGGTGTTTGAGCCGTTTTATCGCCTGGAGGGTTCGCGCAACCGCAATTCCGGCGGTGTGGGACTGGGCATGACCATCGCCCGGGAAGCGGCGCAGCGTCTGGGTGGGCAATTGAATCTGGAGGAAACCCCGGGTGGCGGCCTGACCGCAATTATCCGCCTGCCAAGAATCTTTTGA
- a CDS encoding response regulator, whose product MNSPMHNTQTTATDEPKDDKRWSIRALIVDDDVPIRELMIDYLARFNIHASGVTDGAAMRQAMQAEHFDVVVLDLMLPGEDGLSLCRWLRAESDIPILMLTARCEPTDRIIGLELGADDYMAKPFEPRELVARIQTILRRVRDDRTEQRANIRFDNWRLNSVLRQLIADDGLVVPLSNAEFRLLWVFIERPRRVLSREQLLDAARGRSIEAFDRSIDLLVSRLRQKLGDDPKAPQLIKTVRGEGYLFDARDIG is encoded by the coding sequence ATGAACAGCCCCATGCACAACACCCAAACGACCGCAACTGATGAGCCCAAAGACGACAAGCGCTGGAGCATCCGTGCCCTGATCGTCGACGATGACGTGCCGATCCGTGAACTGATGATCGACTACCTCGCGCGTTTCAACATTCACGCCAGCGGCGTCACCGACGGCGCGGCGATGCGTCAGGCGATGCAGGCCGAACATTTCGACGTGGTCGTGCTCGATCTGATGCTGCCCGGCGAAGACGGCTTGTCGCTGTGTCGCTGGCTGCGCGCCGAATCGGACATCCCGATCCTGATGCTCACCGCCCGCTGCGAACCGACCGACCGCATCATCGGCCTGGAACTGGGCGCCGATGACTACATGGCCAAGCCGTTCGAACCGCGTGAACTGGTCGCTCGCATCCAGACCATCCTGCGCCGGGTGCGCGACGATCGCACCGAGCAACGCGCCAACATTCGCTTCGATAACTGGCGCCTGAACAGTGTCTTGCGCCAACTGATCGCCGACGACGGCCTCGTCGTGCCGCTGTCCAACGCCGAATTCCGCCTGCTCTGGGTGTTCATCGAGCGCCCGCGCCGGGTGCTCAGCCGCGAACAGTTGCTCGACGCCGCCCGTGGCCGCTCGATCGAAGCCTTCGATCGCAGCATCGACTTGCTGGTCTCGCGCCTGCGGCAAAAACTTGGCGACGATCCGAAAGCCCCACAACTGATCAAAACCGTCCGCGGTGAGGGTTATCTGTTCGACGCAAGGGACATCGGCTGA
- the pyrF gene encoding orotidine-5'-phosphate decarboxylase, producing MSACQTPIIVALDFPTRDAALKLADQLDPKLCRVKVGKELFTSCAAEIVGTLRDKGFEVFLDLKFHDIPNTTAMAVKAAAEMGVWMVNVHCSGGMRMMAACREVLDKRTGPQPLLIGVTVLTSMEREDLAGIGLDIEPQEQVLRLAALAEKAGMDGLVCSALEAQALKTAHPSLQLVTPGIRPAGSAQDDQRRILTPRQALDAGSDYLVIGRPISQAADPAQALASVVAEIA from the coding sequence ATGTCCGCCTGCCAGACTCCTATCATCGTCGCCCTGGATTTTCCCACCCGTGACGCCGCACTGAAGCTGGCCGACCAGTTGGACCCGAAACTGTGCCGGGTCAAAGTGGGCAAGGAATTGTTCACCAGTTGCGCTGCCGAGATCGTCGGCACCCTGCGTGACAAGGGTTTTGAAGTATTCCTCGACCTGAAATTCCACGACATTCCCAACACCACCGCGATGGCTGTAAAAGCCGCCGCTGAAATGGGTGTGTGGATGGTCAACGTGCACTGCTCTGGCGGTATGCGCATGATGGCGGCCTGCCGCGAGGTGCTGGACAAGCGCACTGGCCCTCAGCCATTGCTGATCGGCGTGACCGTGCTGACCAGCATGGAGCGTGAAGATCTGGCCGGTATCGGTCTGGATATCGAGCCGCAGGAGCAAGTATTGCGTCTGGCAGCACTGGCCGAGAAAGCCGGGATGGACGGTCTGGTGTGCTCCGCGCTGGAAGCCCAGGCCCTGAAAACCGCACACCCTTCGCTGCAACTGGTGACCCCGGGGATTCGTCCGGCGGGCAGCGCGCAGGACGATCAGCGCCGCATTCTGACCCCGCGTCAGGCGCTGGACGCCGGTTCCGATTATCTGGTGATCGGCCGTCCGATCAGCCAGGCGGCTGACCCGGCGCAGGCGCTGGCCTCCGTCGTCGCCGAAATCGCTTAA
- a CDS encoding NADP-dependent oxidoreductase, producing MTNQTNRQFLLAKRPVGAATRETFTYQEVPVGEPTAGQILVKNEYLSLDPAMRGWMNEGKSYIPPVGIGEVMRALGVGKVIASNNPGFAVGDYVNGAIGVQDYFLGEPRGFYKVDPKLAPLPVYLSALGMTGMTAYFALLDVGAPKAGDTVVLSGAAGAVGSIAGQIAKIKGCRVVGIAGGAEKCKYLIDELGFDGTIDYKNEDLLAGLKRECPKGVDVYFDNVGGEILDAVLSRLAPKARVVICGAISQYNNKEAVKGPANYLSLLVNRARMEGFVVMDYAAQYASAAQEMAGWMAKGQLKSKEDIVEGLETFPETLMKLFSGENFGKLVLKI from the coding sequence ATGACCAACCAGACCAATCGCCAGTTCCTGCTCGCCAAGCGCCCGGTGGGCGCTGCGACCCGCGAGACCTTCACTTATCAGGAAGTACCGGTGGGCGAACCGACGGCGGGCCAGATTCTGGTCAAGAACGAATATCTGTCCCTCGACCCGGCCATGCGCGGCTGGATGAATGAGGGCAAGTCCTACATTCCGCCGGTCGGTATCGGCGAGGTCATGCGCGCCCTGGGCGTAGGCAAAGTCATCGCGTCGAACAATCCGGGGTTTGCGGTCGGGGACTACGTCAACGGCGCCATCGGCGTGCAGGATTATTTCCTCGGCGAACCCAGAGGTTTCTACAAAGTCGATCCGAAACTGGCGCCGCTGCCGGTTTACTTGTCCGCGCTGGGCATGACCGGCATGACCGCCTACTTCGCCTTGCTCGACGTCGGAGCACCGAAGGCCGGTGACACCGTGGTGCTGTCCGGTGCAGCGGGTGCGGTGGGCAGCATTGCCGGGCAGATCGCCAAGATCAAAGGCTGCCGCGTGGTCGGGATTGCCGGCGGTGCGGAAAAATGCAAATACCTGATTGATGAACTGGGCTTCGACGGCACCATCGATTACAAAAACGAAGACCTGCTGGCCGGGCTCAAGCGTGAATGCCCGAAAGGCGTGGACGTGTATTTCGACAACGTTGGCGGGGAGATTCTCGACGCCGTACTGAGTCGCCTGGCGCCGAAAGCGCGAGTGGTGATCTGCGGTGCCATCAGCCAGTACAACAACAAGGAAGCGGTCAAAGGCCCGGCCAACTATCTATCGCTGCTGGTCAATCGTGCGCGCATGGAAGGTTTTGTGGTGATGGACTATGCGGCGCAGTACGCAAGTGCCGCGCAGGAAATGGCCGGGTGGATGGCCAAGGGACAACTCAAGAGCAAGGAAGACATCGTCGAAGGCCTGGAAACCTTCCCGGAGACGCTGATGAAATTGTTTAGCGGCGAGAACTTCGGCAAGTTGGTGCTCAAAATTTAA